The genomic region atacttttaacccacaattaaattctatagtagatatgcttgaagatcaatagaaaaccaaataatagaagaattagcaacaaaaataacagcttatgataagatattatatataatgatgattctatataaagaattttttggaaaaaatattatagatcataaacaagaagtctataataaagaatatcaagaagcaaaaaatcATTTAGCTAACATTCAGATATATGATCTATGTAATGTggagtcttatatatgtgaatatagaatacattattacaaattaaaagaagaagataaaaatcattatcttagtatgtatataacaaaacttccatatcctgctaaCGAATTTATtatgggaagatttataagagaaataaatagagggacaattgaaaataattttggtggagcaacctctgcaataagagaggaaataaaagaacgttgtatgcaagaagcaactcaaaaaagatttgcaaatataattagaatttgctgtcaggataatgaagaaatacctcaaaaatatggtcttaataaaaattttcaaagaaaaagaaaatatcaatttagaaaaagaaaatactatccaaactggagaaaaaagaggtatttttaaaaaagagataacaataaaaataaaagacaaaaaaatgactattgcccaaataaaaaagaaaattgtaagtgttggtattgccaagaagaaggacactatgcaaatgaatgtccaaaaaagaaggataaaaaggatcttaccaaacaaatagaaattgctaagtcttgtttcatggaaccattagaagaatccgatgataacttagactatatttttgaatatgtctcagaaacagactcagagactgagtaataatgccacatttattactataaaaataacataaaagtttataaatgcttttaaagatactggagcaacacaatgctttgctagtacaaatataaaacttgattggaaaaaattaaagaaaccattaagagttagaatagctgacaaatcaatacataaaattgaccaaatctatctatatatatgttagattctggaatggattttatcataggaaataactttttaaagctatatcatccattcattcaagaattaacatatatagttttaaaagctccacacgattcttcaataaatcaaaaatcaaaacgtataaaaataccaactactactatagataagatcttaaaatttaaaatattttctattttagaaacatgttatttaaatttatactttcagataaatattctaaaaaaaaaatcttgaaataaaaatagaagaactTTTAGATAAAATTTgtgctgaaaatcctttagatattaaaaatacaaataaagaattagtaagcattaaattaaaagatcctacaaaagagataaatgttctaaataaaattccttattctgcaagagatagagaagagttctcattagaatgtaaagatcttttagaaaaaggaattataagaaTAAGTAAAAGTCTTCATGCGGCTCcagccttttatgtcgaaaacaataatgaaattaaaagggaaaaacgaagaatggtaattaattataagaaaatgaatgaagcaaccattggtgatgctcataaacttccaagaaaagattctattttagaaaagatcaaaggagcaacttggttttcatctcttgatgcaaaatcaggatattggcaacttcgtttagacgaagaaacaaagaaattaactgcttttacttgtccaacaaaagaatcaataagtgtgttgctctatgaatggaatgtattaccattcggattaaaacaagccccaggtatttatcaaagatttatggaagaaaatctaaaagaattaaatgaatttgttttggtatacattgatgatatattaatttttacaaaataggataaagaagATCATCTTCGAAAATTAcaaggaatctcacacaaggattaattataaaagtagaaatactctgcttgtgtccagtaaaagaaatgaaattgaagaaagagagatgagactcttggtggaatttgaatcagcattctacaacttatctgaacttttagaaaagctccctgaagggataaagaggaatctctgctatttgataaaagacagagaagaccacaagtgccagctatgtgcctcagagatatctgaagaacgcaataatgaaacggaatcaaccCACATGATGAAAGAAGAAGACAACGCATCTGAgggtcacatgataaaagaggaggacagtgcatctgaagcatctctcaacattattgcatagtgacgtaagcacttaggtcataaagcactaacaatgtagctggtgcaagataacaaacaatgacgtaagcaatgacgtcataagaagggtaaggatgggaattgtccatcaaacccaactattataaatagaTTGCTCAGGCAATTGTAGAGGGGGCAGACAATAGaaagcaggaggctaagagtactcatatgctaggagagcaaggaggaagcggCCGAGGCGATTCTGTAGTCTGACGAAGAATTTccttagggaaaaataattctaaactcccctatggagttagtatctacaatctcccaTCTGGAAataaaaacaccttatgtaaaatatactaaataaaggaagttttcctccagaaaggtacatcttcatcctagtctttcaattatgaattatttagaaagtttagaattaacagaagaatctgattactatagattaactgctttattagataatgaaaaacagactgttctaaaaacagaattaaatctcaaatcaaatgaaaattttaataaacaaaatcttttaaaagaagtttttcatagaaaaaatataatatactatggaaaaatttatggcaattatttttgttacaatatccaataaaaattgaatatattaagggtgacaaaaatgttattgcagatacattaacaagagaatggagttcgtctacaacgcattagatcaagaaattcaaaaatatgagtaagagctcgaaaaatgcaagcattgtcagcaaataaggacacagatccaatccctcaagaaggccattgaagcaatgaaatcaacacaacaagcaaaacCATCAGAGTTCAGTCAGCTAAGCATGGTGGccaaatcaggtgaagaaaaaattttagaaaataaaacaattgctgaaattattaaaaaatccacccaagataaaaaatattatgtaatttataatggccccatgaaaggagtatatgatgtctgaaaaaaagcagcaccattcacacatcaatcaaggataattcataaaggagggtttttaacactggaagaggcaaaagaatccttcagggaatatgaagctctccatcCAGAGCAAACCCCATCTTGGATAcgctatacctttatcaactgaaaatcttggaagatctataagtttggcttataaatttcacagaaagaatctaatggaacaagatgataaaccattttcaattacatatgcaataaattatgctttaacaaatagccatcatagtataatatttaaaaatagagaaagaatttatgtcgatgaattatttcaaNNNNNNNNTTtgcagaaattttaaaataaataatgaagcataaaaagattgaaaaaccagaaaataaaataaaaagaaaaagggcggaaaaattaaaaagtaaaataaaagagtataaaagagaattaaataaccttcagattgaaattgatgaccttataataaaaatgatagaaataagaataaatataaacaagttggaattaaacttaaaaaatttataaatgcctggaaaatcatattatgacttaaaagaattaaagctgttgaaagaaaaaatggagaatgaagttgaaaaattaagaaggtatttagaaacaacagaaagtgtagaaataaaagaagtttttgaggatttgagaaattatattaaagaaaaagacaaacagataaaagattttatatacaataatccatgcaaaaaagaatattataaactaaaacaagattgaaaactataaaaataaaatcagaatATACATCAAGGACTAGTAAAAAATTGGAATCATATAGTAGAAATGGTTGCAAACCAAAAAATTGGTATcggagccaagttaacgattaagggtaacactttctctttaagcaacacttttagtgatacgcttttaaatcaataacaaccacaaaataaaaaCGTCTTTACGTAAAGATGAAAATGGCATCTTTACCGTAGCATCCCCCATAAATATTTTCTCAATCAATCCCAGAATCTTtcctgttttaattttttattttatccctatactatagaaaattttttattcaacttttttTTCATTTGGGTTTCAGAATAGGGTTTGATACTTTGATTACCATATTTTCAAACCATAGAGATATAGTTAAAAAAATGTTTGCACTTGGCACAACCTAGaggtttgaatttaaatatttaactcACAGGATCAAAtttgattaaaataatttttagaataaaatatattttttatctctaatgtttacaatttttttttttttaaaatgcctCTAATGTTAGTTGGATTCAATTttgtctctaatattttttatttgtgtcaAAATCACTCGTGAGTGTTAACTCCATGTATAATATTAAGGgcaaaattaaaaacttttaaagATAGTTTTGATACAAAGCAAAAATGTTAATGACAATTAAATGAATCGAAAACGTAGGACAAACTTGAATGAAATTAAATATtaggagtatttttgaaaaaaaaaatccacaaacgttaagaacaaaaaatatattttaccctaaTTTTTATATAGACCACAAAATTGATCacaagtttttaaattttataaacataattgaaatttgaataaaattaaagGATATCAAAAATAATTTAACCAAAAATAGGGAGCAAAAAGGAGAATTTGTTAATAATTTGTAGTTAATTACCCTGTGATTAGTACAGCAAGACCAATTGCAATTCCAGCAACAAAGCCAGATAAATGCCCAACCTGCATAAATAGTTTTTGTCTTAAGTTTCAGCTTATTGTAGATAAATTTTTGTTATTAACGTTTTCAATTTGTGTCAAAATCACTCGTGAGTGTTAACTCCATGTATAATATTAAGGgcaaaattaaaaacttttaaagATAGTTTTGATACAAAGCAAAAATGTTAATGACAATTAAATGAATCGAAAACGTAGGACAAACTTGAATGAAATTAAATATtaggagtatttttgaaaaaaaaaatccacaaacgttaagaacaaaaaatatattttaccctaaTTTTTATATAGACCACAAAATTGATCacaagtttttaaattttataaacataattgaaatttgaataaaattaaagGATATCAAAAATAATTTAACCAAAAATAGGGAGCAAAAAGGAGAATTTGTTAATAATTTGTAGTTAATTACCCTGTGATTAGTACAGCAAGACCAATTGCAATTCCAGCAACAAAGCCAGATAAATGCCCAACCTGCATAAATAGTTTTTGTCTTAAGTTTCAGCTTATTGTAGATAAATGTAAAATAGTTTAATAATTAAAGAACTTAATCAGTAATTTAATTatgtaaatttaatttaaatttattccttactgattcatgctCAGATGTCAAAGCTGCAACAAGGAACATGACGATGAAAGTTGCAATGAGTTCAACCCACAATGCAGAGTTGCAACCTTGGATTGGCCTTGTGATCATAACCTCTGATTTTATGCCATAAACAAGGCTACCTATAAATGTGGCAAATATAGAACCTACTATCTGTGCTATTATGTAAATTGGAACCTGTTCAGttcaacaaaataaacaaaaagaataaattatgCTAGCTACCTGAATTTTAACGGGGTATATTCTCTTGGTTTTATTTAGGTTATTatagtttaaaaatttataatcaaATTCTTATGTCTTGTATAAAAATTTTCATTGAAGTAATTTTCTAATCAAATTATCATATTGCATTAATGTTTTTGGGTCCAGTTTCTTTAATATAAAATTTGTGATCAAATCTGTATTTCGGatgataaattattattttatatgaatTTTTCTTAACAACGGAGAAATCTTATCACAAAtatttttatagaagagagatataatgaagattttaaaaatttgaattgaaagagttagagatttaaaaatttaaaggttCAATCGTAATTTAATCGAAATTAAACTAAATATAATAAAGTAATNNNNNNNNNNNNNNNNNNNNNNNNNNNNNNNNNNNNNNNNNNNACcgatttatcaaatttttaatcgATTTTTgacctaatttttttaattttagttgaTTGACTCAACCAATTTTTATCCTGAATCAGATCAATTTTTTATTActgatttttaattaatttgaataatttgatTTAGTTCTAAAAACCatagatataatataatataaggttTTTCTCGAAAACTTTTCTTATATATAAAGTCTTAAATACGAATATATAAACTACAAGGATCAAACTAAAAATTGAGTGAAGTTATAAATATTTGAAAGTGAGTGAATGTTTTTAAggtttaataccttgtaccatggAACATGACCAATTGTGGCAAAGGCAATTGTGACAGCTGGGTTGACATGTGCACAAGAAATTGGTCCTATGGAGAAGATGATAACAACCACTGTTAATCCTGCTGTGGCTGCATACTCTAGAAGCCCCACTTCACCATTTTGGAATTTTGTGCTTGCTATTATTCCACTTACACACAACATCAAAATAAATGTTCCAATCACCTCTGCCATCACCTTTATATATGTAACAAAAACAATTTACACTTCTCATATAACAAAAAGATTCAAAACCCAATCACATTGCTTTTCATAATACATATAACTATGTAAGTATGAAACATGTATAATGGGCTAATTTTTAAATTAGTAGTATTGGACTTGGCCATAGTAGGAATTAGTGAATACCTAAGTCATTGCCTTCCTAAATCTCTTTTTCTATCTAACATTCTCTCTTCTATGAGTACTATTCGTTCCTCAAATTTAGAGGTGGCAAGAAGCCATTAAGAGTGGATTTTTGCACAATCTAATTCTGTATCGTTCTATTAGGTAGTGTTTAGTAGTGAGACAGATATTGAAAGACAGATACTGAGAGACAAAGATAGagagacagaaattaaaataaatctcaATATTGTGTTTGATATAAAATATCGTTCAAAATATAATATAGAGACTAAAATAAATGAAATAACCAAATTATCCctactaattaaaagaaaaaaacaaaaataaaaccctCACCCAATCCTCCAGACAACCATTTCCCCTTCCTCCTTTCTCAATCCCCAATGTCTCCCGTCAGTCCACCCAATTTCGCCGCGTCACTCTCCTGCTTGGCGTCCAGTTTGCCGTCGACGAGGAAGCCTTGCCACCGTTTCTCCATTGCTTCGCATACGGTTCTCTCCATCTGTCTCTCTCTCACGttcgatctctctctctcttactctCTCTCACTTTCTTCTGTTGGTTGCAGGGGATACTAGATAAGAGCAAATTAGTTGCTATTGATGCTGGAAACAGGAGCTATCCTCCGAATAAGGTATGTAAACTGATAATTACGATGATTTTGACACCAAATTTCTGATGATTCGATGATGACACTGATATGAGATAGTTAGCATCgttattaactttgaataaaGTCACAATTTAAAAAGTTGTTTTTCACATCGAGTGATTTTGAGTTTGTTAGTATATTAATATTAACAAAGCATTACATTTATCAAATCTTGTTATTATTGTTCAGATGTCAAGAACAAGTGGGAGAAGAGCTCTTGGGGGAGGAAACTCATTGTCCAGAAGAGAAGGGCATCCCTCAATGACTTCGACAGGTTCAAGATTATGTTGGCTAAGATCAAGGTTAGTCTCAGATTCAATTTTCGTCATATCCTCTTACTTGTTTCCAATTTTTGTAGCATCACCATATATTGTTAAATTGTGCAATATTACAAGCAATCACTGAAAGGTTACTCTAGTTTATTAACATATTTTGACAAATTGAACTCTTTACAAAAATATTAAGTGTTAGTTTATCCGACGCTAATTAATGGCAGATTTTGCAATTAATATTTAATACgacaaaaaaagaaagagaagttgCTTAATTTCGACGGTAATTTTGGCACCATGTTATATTTTGTGGTGCCTATTTACCGTTGGATGGTTCTGTCAGTAAATTTGACGGTATGTAATTTTTTTGAGAATAATTAGCGCATAATTtgtaatcaaattaaaatttatttaaaaattgttAGTGTACAAATTCTaaataccaaaaatcaactaataattttattaaatatcaagGATCTAAATATAAAGGTCATGGCTGACTTACTAGGTTGATGGCGATGCTAGCCCTCCAAGTAGCAAAAGAACTTTAAATTAGATTGTTCTTCAAAAAGGTGTGAGAATTGAATAGAGAAGtttaaactcaaataaaatatgcaaaacaCCTGGGTCAGTTTGGATTAGTTTTTAAAAATagtacttatttttttattttttttaaaaagatttcttttcaataaataaaaactattttACATTTGGATAGActttttaaaaagaatttttaaattaaaaaacatattttgtttctattttttttaaaagcaaaGTATTATTGACTTTtagaaaaagcaaatatttactttttttttttcaataaaagtaCTTTTTCTAAAAGAAGTATTTAAATaggtttaaaactaaataaaagtactttatttttttaaaaaaaaaatattttttcactcAAAAAAGCTAATATAAATTAACACTTAATATTTTTgtaaagagtttaattttaatacactgataatataaaatattttgtgTATTTATCTAGTAAAGAAAAAATACAAATACCTCTCTAATAAATTTTATCAAAGCCTTCGTTTGGCTGGTAAAAAAAATTGTAGATGGTTCTATGAGTGCAAACGGGTCATGATTAGTCGAGTCAGCCCACCTAACTCAACAAAAAAAAGCAAGTTAAAATAGAAATTTGAGCTCGCTAAAATAGAAAATTCACCAAATTCGTATTGCTTAACTCGTAGTGTTTGATGGGCCGAATTAGTTAAATggattagtaattttttttaaagtataaaagccgagattgattttctcttgtttttttttttttataatttgaacCTCTAAATGCCAAATTGGCATAAAAtactattaaatttaaaaaaataataacaattatTGGATGATgaccaaatattattattttgagtTTAAAAATGTAATTATGTGTTTGATTAGTTTGTTTATTATGCAGgagattattaaaattaaaatagaccCAATAACAAATTAACAAAGCCTTAAAGTGATTCAGACCCATAAATATTCAATCCAATCGTAACATCCTCATTATCAAAATGTCACGTTTTCGGCTGTGCTACTCTGATAGCTCGAAAATTATGACGACTTTTACAATATTAAAAATAGCTTTTCCTTTTAGAAAGGATTTcgaattttgaatattaaatcttTGACTTTTGAAAAGaagcataaggcggttattaattACTGTACTTTAAAAAACAGTTTTATTTtcgtatcttattatagcaattctgtaaccctatagtgagaacccttttgAGGACGATGT from Arachis ipaensis cultivar K30076 chromosome B02, Araip1.1, whole genome shotgun sequence harbors:
- the LOC107626907 gene encoding probable aquaporin NIP7-1 isoform X3, encoding MHMKDKLVMAEVIGTFILMLCVSGIIASTKFQNGEVGLLEYAATAGLTVVVIIFSIGPISCAHVNPAVTIAFATIGHVPWYKVPIYIIAQIVGSIFATFIGSLVYGIKSEVMITRPIQGCNSALWVELIATFIVMFLVAALTSEHESVGHLSGFVAGIAIGLAVLITGY
- the LOC107626907 gene encoding probable aquaporin NIP7-1 isoform X4 produces the protein MVMAEVIGTFILMLCVSGIIASTKFQNGEVGLLEYAATAGLTVVVIIFSIGPISCAHVNPAVTIAFATIGHVPWYKVPIYIIAQIVGSIFATFIGSLVYGIKSEVMITRPIQGCNSALWVELIATFIVMFLVAALTSEHESVGHLSGFVAGIAIGLAVLITGY
- the LOC107626907 gene encoding probable aquaporin NIP7-1 isoform X2; its protein translation is MAAKSGTSSDVMAEVIGTFILMLCVSGIIASTKFQNGEVGLLEYAATAGLTVVVIIFSIGPISCAHVNPAVTIAFATIGHVPWYKVPIYIIAQIVGSIFATFIGSLVYGIKSEVMITRPIQGCNSALWVELIATFIVMFLVAALTSEHESVGHLSGFVAGIAIGLAVLITGY
- the LOC107626907 gene encoding probable aquaporin NIP7-1 isoform X5 translates to MAEVIGTFILMLCVSGIIASTKFQNGEVGLLEYAATAGLTVVVIIFSIGPISCAHVNPAVTIAFATIGHVPWYKVPIYIIAQIVGSIFATFIGSLVYGIKSEVMITRPIQGCNSALWVELIATFIVMFLVAALTSEHESVGHLSGFVAGIAIGLAVLITGY
- the LOC107626907 gene encoding probable aquaporin NIP7-1 isoform X1, which encodes MHMKDKLVIAKLPGMAAKSGTSSDVMAEVIGTFILMLCVSGIIASTKFQNGEVGLLEYAATAGLTVVVIIFSIGPISCAHVNPAVTIAFATIGHVPWYKVPIYIIAQIVGSIFATFIGSLVYGIKSEVMITRPIQGCNSALWVELIATFIVMFLVAALTSEHESVGHLSGFVAGIAIGLAVLITGY